In one Aerosakkonema funiforme FACHB-1375 genomic region, the following are encoded:
- a CDS encoding AAA family ATPase, whose translation MSAIAAIPILPYSCIVGQEQIKLALEIAYVAPQRLGGVLISGQRGTGKSTAVRAFAQMVYGQLPVTLPINATEDRVVGGWKIDALMRSESKWQPGLLEEANDRLLYVDEVNLLDDHIVNIILDVTSTGVLVVQRDGQNKQPQKVAFTLVGTMNPEEGGLRPQLLDRFGLMVSVAAETDVAKRLAILQNVLAFDQAVSALGQVGTSDWLARARQQDQEKFERLKQAKEKLNLVEVSPEILGLCIKLSGEFQAEGNRGDYVLAMAAKARAALEGVSQVTRSHLKAVAPLALQHRRPQMAQSSQEVWNDRDRETLDQLLGSE comes from the coding sequence GTGAGTGCTATAGCTGCCATACCAATTCTGCCCTATAGCTGTATAGTGGGACAGGAGCAGATTAAGCTAGCGTTGGAGATAGCCTACGTCGCTCCCCAGCGTTTGGGTGGTGTCTTAATTAGTGGACAGCGAGGAACAGGCAAGTCTACAGCAGTACGGGCGTTTGCTCAGATGGTTTATGGTCAGTTGCCTGTAACCCTACCTATCAATGCCACTGAAGACCGGGTAGTGGGTGGCTGGAAGATAGATGCTTTGATGCGGAGCGAATCAAAATGGCAGCCTGGTTTGCTGGAGGAAGCCAACGATCGCCTGCTCTATGTCGATGAGGTGAATCTGCTGGACGACCACATCGTTAACATCATCCTGGACGTGACCTCGACAGGCGTACTGGTGGTTCAGCGCGACGGTCAGAATAAGCAGCCCCAGAAAGTTGCCTTTACTTTGGTTGGAACCATGAACCCGGAGGAAGGAGGGTTGCGCCCTCAGTTACTAGATCGCTTTGGGTTGATGGTGAGTGTGGCTGCTGAAACTGATGTGGCGAAGCGATTGGCAATTCTTCAGAACGTGCTGGCGTTTGACCAGGCGGTTTCTGCCTTGGGGCAGGTGGGTACATCTGACTGGCTCGCTCGCGCGAGGCAGCAAGACCAAGAAAAATTCGAGAGATTAAAGCAGGCAAAGGAAAAACTTAACTTGGTTGAGGTTTCCCCAGAGATATTGGGACTATGCATCAAGTTATCTGGCGAATTTCAGGCAGAGGGGAACCGAGGGGATTATGTCTTGGCGATGGCAGCGAAGGCACGTGCTGCGCTAGAAGGGGTATCCCAGGTAACTCGTAGTCATCTAAAGGCTGTTGCACCTCTGGCACTTCAGCATCGTCGTCCTCAAATGGCGCAAAGTAGCCAGGAAGTTTGGAACGATCGGGATAGGGAAACTCTAGACCAGTTGTTAGGCAGTGAGTAA